A window from Vibrio cortegadensis encodes these proteins:
- the murJ gene encoding murein biosynthesis integral membrane protein MurJ yields MSKRLLKSGLIVSAMTFISRVLGLVRDVVVANLMGAGASADVFFFANKIPNFLRRLFAEGAFSQAFVPVLTEYHASGDKDKTRELIARASGTLGVIVTIVTLIGVLGSGVVTAMFGAGWFIDWLNDGPDAGKFELASFMLKITFPYLWFITFVALSGAILNTLGKFAVSSFTPVFLNVMIIGCALFLAPNLEQPEIGLAIGVFLGGLVQFLFQLPFLIKAGMLVKPQWGWHDPGVVKIRTLMIPALFGVSVSQINLLFDTFIASFLATGSISWLYYSDRLLEFPLGLFGIAIATVILPALSRKHVDAQSEGFSHTMDWGVRMVTLLGVPAMLGLMVLAKPMLMVLFMRGEFSPHDVQQASLSLLAYASGLLNFMLIKVLAPGYYSRQDTKTPVKYGIIAMVTNMVFNAIFASLYGYVGLAMATALSAFVNMALLYRGLHIQGVYRLTKRTLLFVARLMVAGGVMVATVIWLLDDMSLWLTWNFSQRVLTLVYLIAAGAGSYLLTVLLLGLRLKDLKVGTD; encoded by the coding sequence GTGAGTAAACGACTATTAAAGTCAGGCTTGATTGTAAGTGCGATGACTTTTATTTCTCGTGTTCTAGGCTTAGTTCGCGACGTGGTAGTAGCCAATTTAATGGGAGCAGGGGCAAGTGCCGATGTGTTTTTCTTTGCTAATAAAATTCCTAACTTTTTACGTCGCTTATTCGCGGAAGGTGCGTTTTCTCAAGCTTTTGTTCCTGTTCTAACGGAATATCACGCCTCTGGAGATAAAGATAAGACTAGAGAACTTATCGCGAGGGCGTCGGGTACATTAGGTGTCATTGTCACTATCGTAACGTTAATCGGCGTTTTAGGCTCTGGGGTCGTAACGGCTATGTTTGGAGCTGGTTGGTTTATTGACTGGCTAAACGATGGACCGGATGCCGGTAAGTTTGAGTTAGCAAGCTTCATGTTGAAGATAACTTTCCCCTATTTATGGTTTATTACTTTTGTCGCGTTATCTGGAGCGATCTTAAATACACTTGGTAAGTTTGCCGTCTCATCATTTACGCCTGTTTTTCTGAATGTGATGATCATTGGCTGCGCGCTTTTTCTTGCGCCTAACTTAGAACAGCCAGAAATTGGATTAGCGATTGGAGTTTTTTTAGGTGGGTTAGTACAGTTTCTTTTTCAACTGCCATTTCTTATCAAGGCGGGCATGCTGGTTAAACCTCAATGGGGTTGGCATGATCCGGGTGTGGTAAAAATTCGCACATTAATGATCCCAGCGCTATTTGGTGTGTCGGTAAGTCAGATCAATTTGTTGTTTGATACTTTCATTGCCAGTTTTCTCGCAACGGGATCAATCAGTTGGCTTTATTACTCAGACCGTTTACTCGAATTTCCTTTAGGGCTATTCGGTATCGCGATTGCGACCGTCATACTGCCTGCGTTATCGCGTAAACATGTTGATGCTCAAAGTGAAGGCTTCTCCCACACGATGGATTGGGGGGTTCGAATGGTGACTCTTCTTGGGGTACCAGCAATGCTAGGGCTGATGGTATTGGCAAAACCCATGTTGATGGTTCTGTTTATGCGTGGAGAGTTTTCTCCTCATGATGTCCAACAAGCTTCTCTTTCTCTCCTTGCTTACGCATCCGGCCTACTTAATTTCATGCTGATTAAGGTGCTTGCTCCCGGTTATTACTCACGTCAGGATACGAAAACACCCGTTAAATATGGCATTATTGCGATGGTGACCAATATGGTATTTAACGCCATATTTGCATCACTCTATGGATATGTTGGACTTGCCATGGCGACGGCCCTCTCTGCTTTTGTCAATATGGCGCTCTTGTATCGAGGTCTGCATATTCAGGGCGTGTATCGCCTCACAAAGAGAACATTACTGTTTGTCGCGCGGTTAATGGTTGCTGGTGGTGTTATGGTCGCTACGGTGATTTGGTTGCTTGATGATATGTCCCTTTGGTTGACGTGGAACTTTAGCCAGAGAGTGCTCACCCTTGTTTATTTGATCGCAGCGGGAGCGGGTTCTTATCTATTAACCGTGTTACTTCTTGGTTTGCGCTTGAAAGACTTAAAAGTGGGAACTGATTAA
- the ribF gene encoding bifunctional riboflavin kinase/FAD synthetase: MELIRGIHNIKSQHHGCVLTIGNFDGVHLGHQEVLSQVSEQADVLGLPSVVMTFEPQPMELFAKDKAPARLTRLRDKYVQLSKLDIDRLLCVNFNAYFANLSAEAFIRDLLVTRLGVRFLVVGDDFCFGKGREGNFSMLKKAGEEFGFQVVSTQSYCFKNNGLQKRVSSTAIREALAADDMKASAKMLGREYSINGRVSHGRKLGRTIGFPTANIPLKRCVSPVSGVYVVQALGLGEQPVGGVANIGQRPTVDGVRQQLEVHLFNFSADLYGKQLEVTLLHKLRDEKKFESFDALKQQIELDAEAARVWLLQPKR, translated from the coding sequence ATGGAATTGATCCGAGGCATTCATAATATAAAGTCGCAGCATCATGGCTGTGTACTCACTATCGGTAACTTTGATGGTGTTCATTTAGGACATCAAGAAGTTTTAAGCCAAGTGTCTGAACAAGCAGATGTTTTAGGTTTACCTTCGGTAGTCATGACGTTTGAACCTCAGCCAATGGAATTGTTTGCTAAAGACAAAGCTCCGGCGAGACTAACTCGATTGCGTGATAAATATGTACAGCTCAGCAAGCTGGATATAGATCGTTTACTTTGTGTGAATTTTAATGCGTACTTTGCTAATTTATCGGCAGAAGCCTTTATTCGTGACTTGTTGGTCACTCGTTTGGGTGTTAGATTTCTAGTCGTTGGTGATGATTTTTGTTTTGGTAAAGGCCGAGAAGGCAACTTTTCTATGCTCAAAAAAGCAGGAGAGGAGTTTGGTTTTCAGGTCGTGAGTACTCAAAGTTATTGTTTTAAAAATAATGGCTTACAGAAAAGAGTCAGTAGCACCGCCATTCGAGAAGCATTAGCCGCAGATGACATGAAAGCATCGGCTAAGATGCTTGGCCGAGAATACAGTATTAATGGCCGTGTTTCTCATGGTCGAAAATTAGGCCGAACCATTGGCTTTCCAACCGCGAATATCCCATTAAAACGCTGTGTATCTCCAGTGTCAGGGGTGTATGTTGTTCAAGCATTAGGTCTTGGAGAACAGCCTGTCGGTGGGGTAGCAAATATAGGTCAAAGGCCAACAGTTGATGGCGTTCGTCAGCAACTAGAAGTACATTTATTTAATTTTAGCGCGGATTTATACGGTAAGCAGTTAGAAGTAACGCTTTTGCATAAATTACGCGACGAAAAGAAATTTGAATCATTTGATGCTCTTAAGCAACAAATAGAATTGGATGCTGAAGCCGCAAGGGTGTGGTTGCTTCAGCCTAAACGTTAA